A stretch of Amblyraja radiata isolate CabotCenter1 chromosome 6, sAmbRad1.1.pri, whole genome shotgun sequence DNA encodes these proteins:
- the LOC116974643 gene encoding P2Y purinoceptor 8-like, translating into MSVSFAVVENKTTLDNETLEMLSSPTIKNALPVVYLIVAMISLPGNGFSLFLLCQTQPKTPSIIFMINLTITDLVLGIFLPFQSMYHWSGNNWTFGSSLCSVVTVLFYSNMYCSIITMTCISLERYAGVVHPMYCTRWRTKRYSVLVCFGMWAAVLIALLPLEMNDLTYQVDVLNITTCFDILRADMLPSKEAWAAFLFTLFLVLFLIPFCITVYCYIRIIAKLIRTSSYHGYEQKRRAICLALIVLLVFITCFAPNNLILLVHMIKRIFYAGGIYSAYKITLTLSCLNSCLDPFIYYFASKEFRKKLRTYFGFANVSSQGSLTEYRRESMLSMRSGQHQHNLEAQLSLNKANGTA; encoded by the coding sequence ATGTCGGTTTCCTTTGCCGTGGTGGAAAACAAAACTACCTTGGACAATGAAACTCTGGAGATGCTCTCCAGTCCGACCATCAAGAACGCTCTTCCCGTCGTCTACCTCATCGTTGCTATGATCAGTTTGCCCGGCAACGggttctctctgttcctgctttgCCAAACTCAGCCGAAGACACCATCCATCATCTTCATGATCAACCTCACCATCACCGACCTGGTGCTCGGTATCTTCCTGCCCTTCCAGAGCATGTACCATTGGAGCGGAAACAACTGGACGTTTGGGTCGAGCCTGTGCAGTGTGGTTACGGTGCTGTTTTACTCCAACATGTACTGCTCCATCATAACCATGACCTGCATTAGCCTGGAGCGTTACGCGGGCGTGGTGCACCCGATGTACTGCACCAGATGGCGGACAAAGAGGTACTCCGTTCTGGtttgctttgggatgtgggcggcaGTCCTTATCGCCTTGCTGCCTCTGGAGATGAACGACTTGACTTACCAGGTCGACGTGCTGAATATCACCACGTGCTTCGACATCTTGAGGGCGGACATGCTTCCTTCCAAAGAGGCCTGGGCCGCCTTCCTCTTCACCTTGTTCTTGGTTCTGTTCCTCATCCCCTTCTGCATCACCGTGTACTGCTACATCCGCATAATCGCCAAGCTGATCAGGACATCCTCGTACCACGGCTACGAGCAAAAGCGGAGAGCGATTTGCTTGGCGCTGATCGTGCTCTTGGTGTTCATCACTTGCTTCGCCCCGAACAACTTAATCCTTCTGGTCCACATGATCAAGCGCATCTTTTACGCGGGGGGCATTTACAGCGCCTACAAGATCACCCTTACCCTGAGCTGCTTGAACAGCTGCCTGGATCCCTTCATCTATTATTTTGCCTCCAAGGAGTTTCGCAAGAAGCTCAGGACCTATTTTGGCTTTGCGAACGTCTCGAGTCAAGGAAGTTTAACGGAATACAGAAGGGAGAGCATGCTCTCCATGAGATCAGGGCAGCACCAGCACAATCTGGAGGCACAACTCTCTTTGAATAAAGCAAATGGAACGGCGTAA